DNA from Micromonospora nigra:
CGGAGATGCTCATCGACGCCATCCTCAAGCTGCGCGAGAAGATCGGCCACGAGCCGCTCGGCCCGAACGGCCGCAAGATGCTCGAGGCCCGCCAGGCGCGCGGCGACGTGCCGGTCGTGCCGTACGGCTCGATGCCGTCGTCGTACCGCAACGACAAGGCCCGCCGCGCCGAGTGGACCCAGGCGGTCCGGGAGGGCCGCGAGGAGCAGCTGCGGATCGAGAACTGGATGAAGGCGCAGAACCACCTCCGGGGGAGTGTGAAGTGACGTCCGACGACAAGGTGCCCGGTGGCGGCGTACCCGTGCCGGTGACCCCGGCCGGAGCCACCAGCGGTGCCCCCGCCGAGTTCCCGCCGGACACGCCCGCCGGGCGCGGCATGTTCGGCAACCAGGGCAGCGGCGACGTCTCCGGCTTCGGCGGCCTGGTCCGCCAGCGGCCGACCGTCGAGGATTCCCCCCGGCCGTACGGGAGCTACTTCGACGAGGTCCGCGACGCGCTGGAGGAGGCGTACCCGGCCTTCGGCGACGCGATCGAGAAGGTCGTGGTCGACCGGGGTGAACTGACCCTGCACGTCCGGCCGGAGCGCATCGCCGAGGTCTGCCAGGTGATGCGGGACGACCCGGCGCTGCGGTTCGAGCTGTGCTCCTCGGTGTCCGGGGTGGACTACCTCGGCGCGGACGCCCGCCGGCTGCACGTGGTCTACCAGCTCACCTCGATGACCTACCGGCGTCGGGTGCGGCTGGAGGCGGCGGTCTCCGTCGAGGAACCGCACCTGCCCAGCGTCACCTCCGTCTACCCGACGGCGGACTGGCAGGAGCGCGAGGCGTACGACATGTTCGGCATCGTCTTCGACGGCCACCCCGGCCTGACCCGGATCCTCATGCCGGACGACTGGGAGGGCCACCCGCAGCGCAAGG
Protein-coding regions in this window:
- a CDS encoding NADH-quinone oxidoreductase subunit C, whose translation is MTSDDKVPGGGVPVPVTPAGATSGAPAEFPPDTPAGRGMFGNQGSGDVSGFGGLVRQRPTVEDSPRPYGSYFDEVRDALEEAYPAFGDAIEKVVVDRGELTLHVRPERIAEVCQVMRDDPALRFELCSSVSGVDYLGADARRLHVVYQLTSMTYRRRVRLEAAVSVEEPHLPSVTSVYPTADWQEREAYDMFGIVFDGHPGLTRILMPDDWEGHPQRKDYPLGGVPVEYKGAEIPPPDRRRSYQ